The Arachis duranensis cultivar V14167 chromosome 9, aradu.V14167.gnm2.J7QH, whole genome shotgun sequence genomic sequence aaaaatcatttccaaagaaaaaaaattgagctGCTATGCATTATGCACATATCACATATCAATCATCATTctgaaaatccaagaaaaaaaaatgagctCAAGATGGTACAATCACTTCGTCCTTTCCATAGATCCGCTGAAGCTCCCGAGTTGCAGCTTGATATGATGCTGATAAAGGGGAATGTTTAAGCATGCAAATTAATATGGTTACACCATAGATTTTCAGTTGTTAACCACAATGATGCAACTAAACTACCATTACCTTTCCAAATGCGGAAGTTCTTCTGGTTGATGGTAGAGCCAGATGCACTTTGAATTGCATCAAAAAGCATCTCCTGAGGAGAGTTTTTCAGCTCTTGAACAACAGCATAGATAGTTTTTCCATTGTCAAAATATATGTGATTGTTAGGGTGTTTGGTCTTGGCACCAGCATGACGCTCGAATTCATATGCATTAAGAGCCTTCATTACAGAATTTAATGTATGAGCACAACCTTGAGAATCATAAAATACCAAAGAAAGCAACAATTTGCAGTGCTAACCTTGGACTGTTTGCAGTCATCACATGAACACAGATATCCAGTTCCCTTTATGATTCCTCTGAGAGTTCTCTACCAAGAAAAATACCAAATACACTGAAAGAAATTATTCattataaaagaacaatgaCACCCCTGAGAAGAAAGCAATATACTAGTAATTAGTTTACCTCTCTTGACCAGGAAACATATTTCACAGGAACACCATCAAAAATACCAGTTGATAACAAACTTTTAACATTTGAAGGGAAGTTGTTAGCAGAAGCCTTCTTGGTTGTCTTTGGATCTTTATTCTTAAGTGTAGAATCAGTACTAGGATTGGATTTTGGATTGCTATCTGTAGGTAGTTCAGAGTTTGACTCGGTCACAGTCTTCTGCCCATCCAAATCATGAGCTGAAGTCTGGTTGCCCATCAACAGATCATAACCACTAATGATCCCTCCGTTAAGATTTCGTTCACAGCTCTCATGAACACTTCCAAAAGATATCGTATTTGCCTCACCCTTACTATGGTTTTGGGTCACTGGTAAGGAGTTGGAGTCGCCTTGCTCATGTGAACGAACTGTCGATGCAATATTTGAATCTACCTTATCATATGTTGTACCTATCAACATTATATGATCAGTGCCCTTGTCATATGAAGCGCCAATATTTATGAAATTTTCTCCAGATTTACTGTAGGTTGGACCCATTGACATAAAGTTCTCATGCCCCTTGTTATAAGAGGTAGCCAGAGATATCACATTGCCGTCTTCCTTATCATATGTTTGACCCATTGATATGAAATTTCCATCTTCCCTGTCAAAGGGCTGATtcattgataaaatattttcatcccCTTTGCAATAATTGTGCCCCATCAACATAAAACTACCATCCCCCTTACTGAAGGCATGATCCATTGGAACAAGATTGCCATTGGTCTTACTTATTGAGGTCTGCATAGAGATGGAATTATCATTTATATTGTTAAAGGTTGGGCCCAATGATATGTTTCCATCATCCTTGCTATACCCAGAACCTATTGACATTAAACAATTATCAGCATTGCCATAGGAGTTCCCCATGGATGAAGGCATACAACTGTCAGAATCTCTTACTTGATTAACTTTGACTTTTCTGATTCCACCGAAATTGAGACATGGTGAAGGGTCCTCAATGTTATGGGATATTGATAAACCCACTGATGGATTATTATCATATTGATTCTCAAAATCCTTGCTTCCTGTGTTCAAGTTACCACTTCTAATTGATGTCATGTTCTTATCAACCATATTGAGAGCTCGTAGCTCAGATCCAAAGAGACGGTCAGAAAATTGTCCTGTAACTGAATGAAATCCTGAATTGATGTCCCATGGAGAAATATTTACATGAGAAACTCCTGAAATTGGGTTCCCATTAACAGATTCAACTGCCTGCCTCTTAATGTTGCTGAATACTTGCAGTTCACCTGAATCCATAAACCACTGATGACCACGCTTTTGTTCAGTTCTAGAAACATTCTCATATCCCATATTTTCTTCAGTTAAGCAGCCAGTATCCTGTGCCGTCCAGAAGTTTTTATGCTGAAAATattgcaaataaaaaaaaaagctaaaaatGTTTATCTTTATAGGCAAAAAATGCAgtataaaataatgataaacAGCGAAACAAACTCCAATGTATATGGCAGGCAAAGTAAATACCCTTAAACCAAAGTTTTTTACGTAGTTTCTAGTAACAAGTTATACTATCCCATCCACAAAGTTTGAATAATATGTTTTACCATTGTccacaaaaatttattacacTACATATTTTCTCATCAACCAACACTATAGATTACAAGCAGCACATTGAACATAACATATACAAAAGGACAGTTACATAACTCTCACCAGCCAGGCAGCCACCAAAGCCACCATAAAAGTTTGATActagaatatttttttgttcccCTCTAACAAGATTCAACCTACATTTGATTTGTATGAGTACCGACTTTTGTGTATCTTCAACGTAAATTTCCCAAATTAAAACCCTAAGATGCCTCATGTTTAAAGAAACTGGAAATAAAACCAATCGAGGCACAGAATCATCATATCTATGCTGTAGCAGCagcatttattttttgaatgtaCAGCATAATACCATAAACTggtcattttaatttttcatattgATAGCATGGTGACTTGTGAGCACAACGAAGGAACACTTAATCTGTGTAATATCATATACGATTTTCAAGCAAACATCATATAATATGAGCATtaaaacataatattaaataattaaacgCTAAGAAATTAAGATTGAGAGTTGGCATTTGCATGCAAACGGTATCCGTATATCATAGTTTGGAAAGTACCATTTTTTTCTCTGGCAAATGTTTCAAATGACTCAAATGATTCACCACAGCAACTATTCAGAGGAGACCTTCCCAGTTCTCACTCTCTCAGTAATGCAAACTTTCTCTTCTACCGAAAGACTCTCAATTCCACTATATACATTCGTCCACCACACCTTAAATTCAAGGTTCTAACTTTATCAAACTAATCTGCAGGgggaaaaaaaacacaaaaaaataataaaataaacctaaaatataatagtaaGAGCAATTGAGCTAATAAccgattaaaaatttaaaatagagatagaCCGCAAGTCAGTGGTTGGCGGAACTACAAGGATGATGAAATCGCCGGAATGATCGGCACAGAAATCTGGCGGCGGGCGGAGAAAGAATGAGAAAACGATCGCAGAGAAGTGAAAGAGGGAACAAGCTGAAGTGGGAGAGAGTATTAGGCTTCAAAGTAAGCTAAACGACTAGTATACACTGTGGGAGTCCACAATCTCCTCTTCTGTACCGTCTCATAGTGTTCGTACACGTGGATAAAAGGAAAGGTTTATTTAAGATTTAGctcatttttgtcaaatttaactattttgttataaaataactaaataaataaataaagaggaggtaataaatattaagtataaatagaaaaacatTATTATCActatttactaatattattgTACTACTATAAAAAtagtatattaatattatattagtattacgAGAAGGAAGAAAGTAAATAAGTGTTTTAtataagaaaaagagagagaaagaatttgctttattattgttgttgtgtgtTTCACTCAGAGGCAAATGCCTCTTTTTATAGATACAAATGTCAAAGCATtcaaaatttcatttattttcattttggcTTGGGAGATTCAAACTGCTCATATATTGAATGGGCATCCACGTACTTTGAACTTATCACAACATTCTCCgttggatgaccatttaggattatgcctcgttaaaaccttactaaagaaaaatccattgggaaaaaaccttagtgaaggaaaaagagtacaaaattCTTTAGcgatggggactgcctcattaaaaactttGTCAGGAAAAACccaatcgaaaaaaaaaacctgaccaagggaaaaagagtacagtctccccatattgtcgacatcatttaatgtctcgaaattggcgcatcccaatctcatgtaccaatctttcaaaggaggattttgggagtgactttgtgaataaatctgccagattgtcacttcaacggatctgttggacatcaattgtcccttgattttgaaggtcatgagtgaagaagaatttgagagaaatatgctttgttctatcacctttaatgtatccacccttaagttgagtaatgcatgttgtattatcttcaaacatgacagttggagctatcttatgatcaatcagttcacatgatgacagaatatattgaatcagactcctcagccaaaaacactcgcgactagcttcatgaatcgccagtatttcagcatgattagaggaggttgctgctatcgtctgtttcgtggacctccatgatatagctgtaccaccatatgtgaataggtatcctatttgagatctccctttatgtagATCAGACAGGTATccggcatctgcatagccaattAGTTGTGACTtagatccatagggataaaacaatcccatatcaaccgttccatgaagatatcaaaaaatttgtttgattccactccaatgtcttctggttggagaggaactatatattcctagtaaattcaccgcgaatgatatgtcaggtcgcgtattattagcaagatacattagcgctccaatggcactaagatatggtacttcaggaccaagaatatcttcattctcttctttaggacgaaattgatcctttttcacatccaaagatcttacgatcattggagtacttaatggatgtgacttatccatataaaatctcttcaaaatcttttctgtgtatgttgtttgatgaataaatatCCTATcttttgtat encodes the following:
- the LOC107467508 gene encoding uncharacterized protein LOC107467508, giving the protein MHKNFWTAQDTGCLTEENMGYENVSRTEQKRGHQWFMDSGELQVFSNIKRQAVESVNGNPISGVSHVNISPWDINSGFHSVTGQFSDRLFGSELRALNMVDKNMTSIRSGNLNTGSKDFENQYDNNPSVGLSISHNIEDPSPCLNFGGIRKVKVNQVRDSDSCMPSSMGNSYGNADNCLMSIGSGYSKDDGNISLGPTFNNINDNSISMQTSISKTNGNLVPMDHAFSKGDGSFMLMGHNYCKGDENILSMNQPFDREDGNFISMGQTYDKEDGNVISLATSYNKGHENFMSMGPTYSKSGENFINIGASYDKGTDHIMLIGTTYDKVDSNIASTVRSHEQGDSNSLPVTQNHSKGEANTISFGSVHESCERNLNGGIISGYDLLMGNQTSAHDLDGQKTVTESNSELPTDSNPKSNPSTDSTLKNKDPKTTKKASANNFPSNVKSLLSTGIFDGVPVKYVSWSRERTLRGIIKGTGYLCSCDDCKQSKALNAYEFERHAGAKTKHPNNHIYFDNGKTIYAVVQELKNSPQEMLFDAIQSASGSTINQKNFRIWKASYQAATRELQRIYGKDEVIVPS